The Salmo trutta chromosome 6, fSalTru1.1, whole genome shotgun sequence genome has a window encoding:
- the LOC115196453 gene encoding homeobox protein GBX-2: protein MSAAFSPSFMMMQRPLGSTTAFSIDSLIGGPPQPSPGHFVYTGYPMFMPYRSVVLPPHPPPPPALPQSALQQGLSATHPHHQIPSLQNSFCSSLAQGMALTSTLMASLPGGFSASQQHQEAARKFGSQSLHAAFNKSQDIRLDGDDGKTFLGKEPATLPSYHDSEPLQSSTARTHGKEDPKEDECNRRDESFSMDSDLDYSSDDNMTGNSMCQKDDGEGNVDDGVHGSNGTGSTTSTGKNRRRRTAFTSEQLLELEKEFHCKKYLSLTERSQIAHALKLSEVQVKIWFQNRRAKWKRVKAGNVNSKTGEPSRNPKIVVPIPVHVSRFAIRSQHQQLEQARP from the exons ATGAGTGCAGCGTTCAGCCCTTCGTTTATGATGATGCAGCGCCCACTGGGAAGCACCACTGCCTTCAGTATCGACTCTCTGATCGGCGGTCCCCCTCAGCCCAGCCCGGGACACTTCGTCTACACCGGTTACCCCATGTTCATGCCGTACCGGTCAGTGGTACTCCCACCGCACCCTCCGCCGCCCCCTGCCCTACCCCAGTCCGCCCTGCAGCAGGGGCTCTCGGCTACCCATCCGCACCACCAGATCCCCAGCCTCCAGAACTCTTTCTGCTCTAGCCTGGCTCAGGGCATGGCGCTCACCTCCACCCTGATGGCAAGCCTGCCTGGAGGGTTCTCGGCTTCACAGCAGCACCAGGAGGCGGCGAGGAAGTTCGGCTCGCAATCTCTCCACGCCGCCTTCAATAAATCTCAGGACATTCGTTTGGATGGGGATGACGGAAAGACTTTTCTAGGAAAGGAGCCCGCGACGCTCCCCTCCTACCACGACTCAGAGCCATTGCAGTCATCcacag CCAGAACCCATGGCAAAGAAGACCCGAAAGAGGACGAATGCAATAGAAGAGATGAGAGCTTCTCAATGGACAGCGATTTAGACTACAGCTCCGACGACAACATGACGGGTAACTCGATGTGTCAGAAAGATGATGGGGAGGGTAACGTGGATGACGGCGTCCACGGGTCCAACGGCACTGGCAGCACCACGTCTACCGGCAAGAACCGGCGGCGGAGAACGGCGTTCACGAGCGAGCAGCTCTTGGAACTGGAGAAGGAATTCCATTGTAAGAAATACCTGTCTTTGACAGAACGCTCTCAGATTGCGCATGCCTTGAAACTCAGCGAAGTTCAAGTCAAGATCTGGTTCCAGAACCGGAGGGCCAAGTGGAAGCGCGTGAAGGCTGGTAACGTCAACTCCAAAACCGGCGAGCCCTCTAGGAACCCTAAAATCGTGGTGCCTATCCCTGTGCACGTCAGCCGGTTTGCAATAAGAAGTCAGCACCAACAGTTAGAGCAAGCCAGACCATAA